A single region of the Acidithiobacillus acidisediminis genome encodes:
- a CDS encoding TonB-dependent receptor encodes MRSNKPLLLSLAAALSALSQLSAHADTQSLGTVTGSASSSTGFFGSAPNLNVGHTPKEDIQRVQKFNKTATNQETEITKGQFQMISPTDSYTQVLNTLPNAVVVSSGDSMDGDDVYINGFSKSLINFTLDGIPLNDNDSYTYYTNEFIPSVLVSGAKYYPGAESAALPGLAAFGGAFATYSLKPSPFPIVRPIVGAGSFGKYNYGGLINTGLFAKNFAPTSAWIYVNQTQRDGYFQNNGAIQSQFLFKSITQVGPGNLTLFFTQNNQRFNYYNGATAQQIDQFGRDYNSYTSNLYNPNGTVNTNYSGFNYNNYLNWLGYAKYEGHLGRVHFSDQFYYYYGNGFGAGATTYSQTVLTPNDTIATVRPASGQVLLRNSVNNTHRWGNIAKILVPLGPVDSEIGFWFNHNNTLHDSRYLSMSNVYLGSSYYEPVVTNTYEPFLVLNYKPIDALKLTAGLKYLYVSRSFVDDVALARGRPGQFDVNFSSVLPSVGANLRILPNWHAYVNYSENSNPPGYNQFYTGTYNANLQPQRAKTYSVGTNWELGPWSSQLQAFRVDFSNYILSTTIQVGSFNQSVLANAGKAINQGISWQNNVVLNDIFSAYANVGILDARLTSAGQPFPYAPHHTEALGFIGRYHGFQGTISFHEMGNSYYSLGSSFLPLGSRFYSNMSLRYTFNNAPLSNTLGFKKVTTALNLNNLFDRSYIVSYSGSSSNPYQKLNLPFNVYASLDATF; translated from the coding sequence ATGAGAAGTAACAAACCCTTGCTGTTATCTCTAGCAGCAGCCCTCAGCGCGTTATCCCAGCTCAGTGCCCACGCGGACACGCAATCTCTTGGTACCGTAACGGGCAGCGCCAGCAGCAGCACCGGCTTCTTTGGTAGCGCGCCCAATCTCAACGTCGGCCACACACCCAAGGAAGACATCCAACGGGTACAGAAGTTTAACAAGACCGCCACCAATCAGGAGACGGAAATCACCAAGGGCCAGTTCCAGATGATCAGCCCGACGGACTCCTACACCCAGGTACTCAACACCCTGCCCAACGCCGTGGTGGTCAGCAGCGGCGACAGCATGGACGGCGATGACGTCTACATCAATGGTTTCAGTAAGTCCCTGATCAATTTTACTCTGGATGGCATTCCCCTCAACGACAACGACAGCTACACCTATTACACCAACGAGTTCATCCCCTCGGTGCTGGTGTCTGGGGCCAAGTACTACCCGGGTGCGGAATCGGCGGCCCTGCCGGGGTTGGCGGCCTTTGGTGGTGCCTTCGCCACCTACAGTCTCAAGCCTTCGCCCTTCCCCATCGTCCGGCCCATTGTCGGAGCAGGATCCTTTGGTAAATACAATTATGGCGGCCTGATCAACACCGGCCTCTTTGCCAAGAATTTCGCCCCCACTTCGGCCTGGATCTACGTCAATCAGACCCAGCGGGACGGGTATTTTCAAAACAACGGCGCCATTCAGTCACAGTTTCTTTTCAAGTCCATTACCCAGGTTGGCCCCGGTAACCTGACCCTGTTCTTCACCCAGAACAATCAGCGCTTCAATTACTACAACGGCGCTACGGCGCAGCAGATCGATCAGTTTGGTCGGGATTACAACAGCTATACCAGCAACCTGTATAACCCGAATGGCACGGTGAACACTAACTATTCGGGCTTCAACTACAACAATTATCTGAACTGGCTGGGCTATGCCAAATATGAGGGCCACCTGGGGCGCGTCCACTTTTCTGATCAATTCTACTACTACTACGGTAACGGCTTTGGCGCCGGTGCGACCACCTACAGCCAGACGGTTCTGACGCCCAATGACACCATCGCTACGGTGCGTCCGGCCAGCGGCCAAGTGCTGTTGCGCAACAGCGTCAACAATACCCATCGCTGGGGAAATATTGCCAAGATCTTGGTGCCCTTGGGGCCGGTAGACAGCGAGATCGGTTTCTGGTTCAACCACAACAACACCTTGCACGATTCTCGCTATCTCAGCATGAGCAACGTGTACTTGGGTTCCAGCTACTACGAGCCGGTGGTCACCAACACCTATGAACCTTTCTTGGTGCTGAACTACAAACCGATCGATGCGCTGAAACTGACTGCTGGCCTCAAGTATCTCTATGTAAGCCGAAGCTTTGTCGATGACGTGGCCCTGGCGCGGGGCAGACCAGGACAATTCGACGTCAATTTCAGCTCGGTTCTGCCCTCCGTGGGCGCCAACCTGCGTATCCTGCCCAATTGGCATGCCTATGTGAATTATAGTGAGAACAGCAATCCACCCGGATACAATCAGTTCTACACTGGCACCTACAACGCCAATCTCCAGCCCCAACGGGCCAAAACCTACAGTGTGGGCACCAACTGGGAACTTGGCCCGTGGTCTTCCCAGCTCCAGGCCTTCCGGGTGGACTTTAGCAACTACATTCTCAGCACCACAATTCAGGTGGGATCTTTCAACCAGAGCGTGCTGGCCAATGCGGGCAAGGCCATCAACCAGGGCATTAGCTGGCAGAATAACGTGGTACTGAATGATATCTTCAGCGCGTACGCCAACGTTGGCATCTTGGATGCCCGGCTGACTTCGGCGGGCCAGCCCTTCCCCTATGCACCACACCACACGGAAGCGCTAGGGTTTATCGGCCGGTACCATGGATTCCAGGGCACCATTTCCTTCCACGAAATGGGTAATTCCTACTATAGCCTTGGGAGTAGCTTCCTGCCCCTGGGCAGTCGCTTCTACAGCAACATGAGCCTGCGCTACACCTTCAACAATGCCCCCCTCAGCAACACCCTGGGCTTCAAGAAGGTGACGACGGCCCTGAACCTGAACAACCTGTTTGATCGGAGCTACATCGTCAGCTACTCCGGTAGCAGTAGCAATCCGTACCAAAAGCTGAACCTTCCCTTCAACGTCTACGCCAGCCTGGATGCGACCTTCTGA
- a CDS encoding Slp family lipoprotein, giving the protein MRFAKLTFALVFPFGLSACATMSPVAGTFPPITPRQAQTGAENGKLVRWGGELIQTEPEAQQTCFTVLGFPLRKDGRPILGREAADVGRFIACAPGFYDPTLYAAGREMTFIGTIQGTVRKKIGGFTYPYPRLSASQAYLWPLPEPEPQRSTVVIGGGWGWGWPGYYGPFGPRFGWAYPW; this is encoded by the coding sequence ATGCGATTCGCGAAACTGACGTTTGCACTGGTCTTTCCATTTGGTCTTTCTGCTTGTGCCACCATGTCTCCCGTTGCTGGTACCTTCCCCCCCATCACTCCGCGTCAGGCGCAGACTGGGGCAGAAAACGGGAAACTCGTGCGTTGGGGTGGGGAGCTGATCCAGACAGAGCCGGAAGCGCAGCAAACCTGTTTTACGGTACTCGGCTTTCCATTGCGCAAGGATGGTCGCCCGATCTTGGGGCGCGAAGCGGCAGATGTGGGGCGCTTCATTGCCTGTGCGCCGGGTTTCTACGATCCAACGCTGTATGCGGCAGGGCGAGAAATGACATTCATTGGCACGATCCAGGGTACCGTGCGCAAAAAAATAGGCGGCTTCACTTATCCTTACCCGCGTCTCAGTGCCAGTCAGGCGTATCTGTGGCCCTTGCCTGAGCCCGAGCCGCAGAGGAGTACGGTCGTCATCGGTGGGGGCTGGGGCTGGGGCTGGCCAGGTTATTACGGCCCGTTCGGGCCTCGCTTCGGCTGGGCTTATCCCTGGTAA